One part of the Solanum dulcamara chromosome 8, daSolDulc1.2, whole genome shotgun sequence genome encodes these proteins:
- the LOC129900529 gene encoding ACT domain-containing protein ACR2 → MNRVCSPYFDPDFDSLAERINGPKCRVTIDNESLENCTVVKIDSVNKQGLLLEVVQVLTDMNLIILKGYISSDAGWFMDVFHVKDDLGNKVTNQRVVNYIQQAIGANREGIQKSKTNTGSRNFFKCESPYEPRAIEMTGRDRPGLFSEISAALADLHCNVVEAHAWSHNARLACVVYISEESTGTPIDHNRLAAIEDHLTTVLRATTSRSTNEENVKQQEVKTAYGLNPEGDQGTVTDVERRLHQLMLSVRDFESPSKSIRMGSPRLIDRNGDHDHKEEKMLSVCIENCDEKGYSIVSIQCKDRKRLMFDTVCTLTDMQYVIFHASVDSRGGYAFQEYFIRHVDGYAMSTESEKERVIKCLEAAIERRVCEGIRLELCANNRVGLLSDITRVLRENGLAVVRADIATEGGRARNIFYLRDISGNNIDMKFVKSMKTEMGEIDVAVNNETTTTTTSSSTTTNSMTRGSSFRSLGDLMKSQFEKLSHNFVAI, encoded by the exons ATGAACCGAGTTTGTTCTCCCTATTTTGATCCAGATTTTGATAGCCTAGCTGAGAGGATAAATGGCCCAAA ATGTCGAGTTACTATTGACAATGAGAGTCTAGAGAATTGTACAGTAGTGAAG ATTGATAGTGTAAATAAGCAAGGTCTCCTTCTGGAAGTAGTGCAAGTGCTAACAGATATGAATCTCATTATACTGAAAGGCTATATTTCTTCAGATGCAGGATGGTTCATGGATG TCTTCCATGTCAAAGATGACCTCGGTAATAAAGTAACCAATCAAAGAGTTGTCAACTATATTCAGCAG GCAATTGGTGCAAATAGGGAGGGAATACAGAAATCAAAGACAAATACAGGAAGTAGAAATTTTTTCAAATGTGAATCTCCTTATGAACCTAGAGCAATTGAAATGACTGGAAGAGACAGGCCAGGACTATTTTCAGAGATATCAGCTGCCTTAGCTGATCTCCATTGCAACGTTGTGGAAGCACATGCATGGAGCCATAATGCACGTTTAGCTTGTGTTGTTTACATTTCAGAAGAGTCTACTGGCACACCTATCGACCACAATCGTTTGGCAGCAATTGAGGATCACCTCACAACAGTGCTCCGAGCAACAACTTCTCGGAGTACAAACGAAGAAAATGTGAAACAACAAGAAGTGAAAACCGCTTATGGGCTTAATCCCGAAGGAGATCAAGGCACGGTGACCGATGTGGAACGTAGACTACATCAGCTTATGTTATCTGTTCGTGATTTTGAAAGCCCTTCAAAGTCTATAAGAATGGGGTCTCCAAGATTAATTGACAGGAATGGTGATCATGATCATAAGGAAGAGAAAATGTTGAGTGTGTGTATTGAGAATTGTGACGAGAAGGGGTATTCTATAGTTTCTATTCAGTGCAAGGATCGTAAGAGGCTCATGTTTGATACTGTTTGCACTCTTACAGATATGCAATATGTCATCTTTCATGCTTCCGTTGATTCCCGTGGAGGTTATGCATTTCAG GAATATTTCATAAGGCATGTTGATGGATATGCAATGAGCACAGAGAGTGAGAAAGAAAGAGTGATAAAGTGCTTGGAAGCTGCTATAGAACGAAGAGTTTGTGAG GGAATCCGGTTAGAGCTATGTGCGAATAACAGAGTTGGATTGCTCTCTGATATTACTCGGGTTCTTAGGGAGAATGGTCTAGCTGTTGTGAGAGCAGATATAGCTACTGAAGGAGGGAGAGCAAGAAATATATTCTACTTAAGAGACATTTCTGGTAATAATATTGACATGAAGTTTGTCAAATCAATGAAGACCGAGATGGGAGAAATTGATGTTGCTGTCAATAACGagacaaccacaacaacaacgtCGTCCTCAACCACCACAAACTCCATGACACGTGGAAGCTCTTTTCGCTCTCTTGGAGATTTAATGAAATCTCAGTTCGAAAAACTCTCCCACAACTTCGTTGCCATCTAG
- the LOC129899439 gene encoding uncharacterized protein LOC129899439 gives MLHLHAGLEFSWRIVLATMIEVWGQLVVMWMVLVGMTFLSLCLLCFLDLISSLLLLFPNDYNENGEFSLTKFSYFVHTLAAKKVSCSDSLHIYLNENFQDFIKIIF, from the exons ATGCTTCATCTCCATGCCG GACTGGAGTTTAGTTGGAGGATTGTTTTGGCAACTATGATAGAAGTTTGGGGTCAGCTTGTAGTAATGTGGATGGTGTTGGTGGGGATGACATTTTTGTCCCTATGCTTACTTTGCTTCTTAGATTTGATATCAAGCCTGTTGCTACTCTTTCCAAAT GACTATAATGAAAATGGAGAGTTTTCATTGACCAAGTTCTCTTATTTTGTTCATACACTAGCAGCTAAAAAG GTTTCCTGCTCAGACTCCTTGCATATTTATCTCAATGAGAATTTTCAG GACTTCATCAAGATCATTTTTTAA